One window of Paenibacillus albicereus genomic DNA carries:
- a CDS encoding molybdopterin-binding protein: MTIRTRLREVPVEQALGLRLAHDLTRIVPGSFKGRAFVKGHVVTEADIPALLDIGKAHLYVMELAAGELHEDEAALRMAEAHRGERIELGRPHEGKVALKSSIQGLVKIDPGYVNEINALGDIALATVLGDRLVEAGGQVAATRVIPLVVEEALVSRVEALAARFRERHGRSPIEVKPLRPMRVGLITTGGEVYSGRIEDRFGPAVRAKLERLGSAVAEQALVPDDRERIVSKIVEYKGKEYDMILLTGGMSVDPDDRTPGAIRAAGADIVSYGTPMLPGSMLLMGYLGGTPVLGLPGCVMHDPHTSFDVLLPRLLAGEEIRREDITAMGYGGLYGC; encoded by the coding sequence ATGACCATCCGCACGCGGCTGCGCGAGGTTCCCGTCGAGCAGGCGCTCGGCCTGCGGCTCGCGCATGACCTGACGCGCATCGTGCCCGGCTCCTTCAAGGGGCGGGCGTTCGTCAAGGGACATGTCGTGACGGAAGCCGACATTCCCGCCCTGCTCGACATCGGCAAGGCGCATCTCTACGTGATGGAGCTTGCCGCAGGCGAGCTGCACGAGGACGAGGCCGCCCTCCGCATGGCGGAGGCCCATCGGGGAGAGCGGATCGAGCTCGGCCGTCCCCATGAGGGCAAGGTGGCGCTGAAGTCGTCCATTCAGGGACTGGTCAAGATCGACCCCGGGTACGTGAACGAGATCAATGCGCTCGGCGACATCGCGCTCGCGACCGTACTCGGCGACCGACTGGTGGAAGCGGGCGGACAGGTAGCCGCGACCCGCGTCATCCCGCTCGTCGTCGAGGAGGCTCTCGTATCGCGCGTCGAGGCGCTCGCGGCACGGTTCCGCGAGCGGCACGGCCGCTCGCCGATCGAGGTCAAGCCGCTGCGCCCGATGCGCGTCGGCCTCATCACGACCGGAGGCGAGGTGTACAGCGGACGCATCGAGGACCGCTTCGGTCCTGCAGTGCGCGCCAAGCTGGAGCGTCTTGGCTCGGCCGTGGCCGAGCAGGCGCTCGTCCCGGACGACCGGGAGCGGATCGTCAGCAAGATCGTGGAGTACAAAGGCAAGGAATATGATATGATACTGCTTACAGGAGGCATGTCCGTCGACCCCGACGACCGGACTCCAGGCGCGATCCGCGCGGCCGGCGCCGACATCGTCAGCTACGGGACGCCGATGCTGCCCGGATCCATGCTGCTCATGGGCTATCTCGGCGGGACGCCGGTGCTGGGCTTGCCCGGCTGCGTCATGCATGATCCTCACACCTCGTTCGACGTGCTTCTTCCGCGCCTGCTGGCGGGGGAGGAGATTCGCAGGGAAGACATCACCGCGATGGGGTACGGCGGCCTGTACGGCTGCTGA
- a CDS encoding general stress protein codes for MKPSIQVVENGTDAMSAVRELNRRGYGRDEIYVLAHDKDQTDRLVENSDANKIGMSEEGVFDSMANMFRSRGDELRSKLESVGLTDLEAERYEEVLDQGKILVIAKTH; via the coding sequence ATGAAACCAAGCATTCAAGTCGTCGAGAACGGCACGGACGCGATGTCGGCCGTACGTGAGCTGAACCGTCGCGGTTACGGACGGGACGAGATTTATGTTCTGGCCCACGACAAGGACCAGACGGATCGGCTGGTCGAAAATTCCGATGCGAACAAGATCGGCATGTCCGAGGAAGGCGTCTTCGACTCCATGGCCAACATGTTCCGCTCCCGCGGAGACGAGCTTCGCTCGAAGCTGGAGTCCGTCGGCTTGACGGACCTCGAAGCGGAGCGGTACGAGGAAGTGCTCGACCAGGGCAAAATCCTCGTCATCGCCAAAACCCACTGA
- a CDS encoding MogA/MoaB family molybdenum cofactor biosynthesis protein, with amino-acid sequence MRWKVAILTASDKGSRGEREDTSAQVIRELVEEELGGSIVDYRIVPDEQDEIMAALIEMTGYYEADLVLTTGGTGLGPRDITPEATLKVIEREVPGISETMRSSTMSRTRRAMLSRGVSGIRGRTLIINLPGNPKGVHECLMAVIDQLPHALAIVSGREGEHGA; translated from the coding sequence ATGCGTTGGAAGGTAGCGATTCTTACGGCGAGCGACAAGGGCTCGCGGGGCGAGCGGGAGGATACGAGCGCGCAGGTCATCCGCGAGCTCGTCGAGGAGGAGCTGGGCGGCAGCATCGTCGATTACCGCATCGTGCCGGACGAGCAGGACGAGATCATGGCCGCGCTGATCGAGATGACCGGCTACTATGAGGCCGATCTCGTGCTGACGACGGGCGGCACCGGCCTCGGGCCGCGCGACATCACCCCGGAGGCGACGCTCAAGGTGATCGAGCGCGAGGTGCCCGGCATCTCCGAGACGATGCGCAGCAGCACGATGTCCCGTACCCGTCGCGCCATGCTCTCGCGCGGCGTGAGCGGCATCCGGGGCCGCACGCTCATCATCAACCTTCCGGGCAATCCCAAGGGCGTGCACGAGTGCCTCATGGCCGTCATCGATCAGCTGCCCCATGCGCTCGCCATCGTCTCCGGCCGGGAAGGGGAGCATGGCGCATGA
- the groES gene encoding co-chaperone GroES: MIRPLGERVLVEPIAKEETTASGIVLPDTAKEKPQEGKIVAVGSGALKDGVRVELEVKVGDRVLFSKYAGTEIKYEGKDYLIMKESDIHAIFG; this comes from the coding sequence ATGATCAGACCTTTGGGTGAACGCGTATTGGTTGAACCGATCGCCAAGGAAGAGACGACTGCGAGCGGCATCGTGCTGCCCGACACGGCGAAAGAGAAGCCGCAAGAAGGCAAGATCGTAGCTGTAGGCAGCGGAGCGCTGAAGGACGGCGTTCGCGTCGAGCTGGAAGTGAAGGTCGGCGACCGCGTTCTTTTCTCCAAGTATGCAGGAACGGAGATCAAGTACGAAGGCAAAGACTATTTGATTATGAAAGAAAGCGACATCCACGCGATTTTCGGCTAA
- a CDS encoding twin-arginine translocase TatA/TatE family subunit, which produces MGGIGATGFLLLAVIALLLFGPNKLPELGRAFGRTLKEFKAGTRELMAEDDDQAKRQASSSRIEVSGSDSAQPEAGRAEARRLPE; this is translated from the coding sequence ATGGGTGGTATTGGAGCTACAGGATTTCTGCTGCTGGCCGTCATCGCGCTGCTGCTGTTCGGACCGAACAAGCTGCCGGAGCTCGGCCGAGCTTTCGGCCGCACGCTCAAGGAGTTCAAGGCCGGCACGCGCGAGCTGATGGCGGAAGACGACGACCAGGCGAAGCGTCAGGCGTCCTCCTCCCGGATCGAAGTGTCCGGCAGCGACAGCGCTCAGCCCGAAGCGGGCCGCGCCGAAGCCCGGCGGCTGCCGGAGTAG
- a CDS encoding glucose-1-phosphate adenylyltransferase, which translates to MIQSNTCLAMLLAGGEGKRLAPLTNRLAKPAVHFGGRYRIIDFPLSNCVNSGINRIGVLCQYMKQSITQHIADGQAWDNARIDLLCSSDEKKGYVGTADAIYQHLDFIEQENPEHVLIVSGDHIYQMDYTEMLTFHKQRGAAATIAVKEVPWSEASRFGIMNTNERQQVTEFAEKPAEPKSNLASMGVYIFRWADLKEALLKDADSTRSSHDFGKDIIPQLLSEGSNVVAFPFQGYWKDVGTPDSLWEAHMDLLNGVIDLNRPEWPMYTPSLDLSPAVYVEGRGEVSNSIVQRGCRIQGSVEGSILFHSVQIGEGSTITDSIIMPGARIGRGVHVHRAIVGEGAYVADGSTIEGTGESLTVLGAGEFRYSRSPLRRLRPAMALDEVRTGS; encoded by the coding sequence ATGATTCAATCCAACACTTGCCTAGCTATGCTTCTTGCCGGAGGCGAAGGAAAACGCCTCGCCCCTCTGACGAACCGCCTTGCCAAGCCTGCGGTTCATTTCGGAGGCCGCTACCGCATCATCGACTTCCCGCTGAGCAACTGCGTCAATTCCGGCATCAACCGGATCGGCGTGCTCTGCCAATATATGAAGCAATCGATCACGCAGCACATCGCGGACGGCCAGGCTTGGGACAACGCCCGCATCGACCTGCTCTGCTCCTCCGATGAAAAGAAGGGGTATGTCGGGACGGCAGACGCCATCTATCAACATCTCGACTTCATCGAACAGGAAAATCCGGAGCATGTGCTGATCGTCTCCGGCGACCATATCTACCAGATGGACTACACGGAAATGCTGACGTTCCACAAGCAGCGCGGCGCGGCTGCGACGATCGCGGTCAAGGAAGTGCCGTGGAGCGAGGCTTCCCGCTTCGGCATCATGAATACGAACGAGCGCCAGCAGGTGACCGAGTTCGCGGAGAAGCCGGCCGAGCCCAAAAGCAACCTCGCTTCCATGGGCGTCTACATCTTCCGCTGGGCCGATCTGAAGGAAGCGCTGCTGAAAGATGCCGATTCCACCCGCTCCTCGCACGACTTCGGCAAGGACATCATACCGCAGCTGCTCTCCGAGGGCAGCAACGTCGTCGCGTTTCCTTTCCAAGGCTATTGGAAAGATGTCGGCACGCCGGACAGCCTGTGGGAGGCCCATATGGACCTGCTGAACGGCGTCATCGACCTGAACCGTCCGGAATGGCCGATGTACACGCCGTCCCTGGACCTGAGCCCTGCCGTCTATGTCGAAGGGCGCGGCGAAGTGTCCAACTCGATCGTGCAGCGCGGCTGCCGGATCCAAGGCTCGGTGGAAGGCTCGATCCTGTTCCACAGCGTCCAGATCGGCGAAGGCAGCACGATCACCGACAGCATCATCATGCCGGGAGCCCGAATCGGCCGCGGCGTGCACGTGCACCGTGCGATCGTCGGCGAGGGCGCTTATGTGGCCGACGGCTCGACGATCGAGGGCACGGGCGAGTCGCTCACGGTGCTCGGAGCCGGCGAGTTCCGCTACAGCCGCTCCCCGCTTCGCCGCCTGCGTCCTGCCATGGCGTTGGACGAGGTCCGTACCGGCTCGTAA
- the groL gene encoding chaperonin GroEL (60 kDa chaperone family; promotes refolding of misfolded polypeptides especially under stressful conditions; forms two stacked rings of heptamers to form a barrel-shaped 14mer; ends can be capped by GroES; misfolded proteins enter the barrel where they are refolded when GroES binds), giving the protein MAKEIKFSEDARRGMLRGVDALANAVKVTLGPKGRNVVLEKKFGSPLITNDGVSIAKEIELEDPFENAGAQLVKEVATKTNDVAGDGTTTATVLAQAIIREGLKNVTAGANPIVLRKGIEKAVRAAVEELKNISKPIEGQQSIAQVAAISSGDEEVGQLIAEAMQKVGNDGVITVEESKGFYTELEVVEGMQFDRGYVSPYMITDTDKMEAVLDNPYILITDKKISNIQEILPVLEKVVQSGKQLLIIAEDVEGEAQATLIVNRLRGTFTCVAVKAPGFGDRRKAMLGDIAALTGGQVITEELGLDLKSTTVEQLGSARQIRVTKENTIIVDGAGEKTDIDVRVKQIRAQLEDTTSDFDREKLQERLAKLSGGVAVIKVGAATETELKERKLRIEDALNSTRAAVEEGIVSGGGTALVNVYGAVAALNVTGEEKTGVNIILRALEEPVRTIATNAGVEGSVIVERLKKEAVGIGYNAATGDWVNMFEAGIVDPTKVTRSALQNAASVAAVVLTTEAVVVDKPEKDKPAMPDMGGMGGMGGMM; this is encoded by the coding sequence ATGGCAAAAGAAATCAAGTTCAGCGAAGACGCTCGCCGCGGCATGCTGCGCGGGGTCGACGCTCTGGCGAACGCAGTAAAGGTGACGCTCGGACCGAAAGGCCGCAACGTCGTTCTGGAGAAGAAATTCGGCAGCCCGCTCATCACGAATGACGGGGTATCCATCGCGAAGGAGATCGAGCTGGAAGACCCGTTCGAAAATGCAGGCGCCCAGCTGGTCAAGGAAGTCGCGACCAAGACGAACGACGTCGCCGGCGACGGCACGACGACCGCGACGGTGCTCGCTCAGGCGATCATCCGCGAAGGCCTGAAAAACGTGACGGCGGGCGCGAACCCGATCGTCCTGCGCAAAGGCATCGAAAAAGCCGTGCGCGCGGCCGTGGAAGAGCTGAAAAACATCTCCAAGCCGATCGAAGGCCAGCAGTCGATCGCTCAAGTCGCTGCGATCTCCTCCGGCGACGAGGAAGTCGGCCAGCTGATCGCCGAGGCGATGCAGAAGGTCGGCAACGACGGCGTCATCACGGTCGAGGAGTCCAAAGGCTTCTACACCGAGCTTGAAGTCGTTGAGGGCATGCAGTTCGACCGCGGCTACGTCTCCCCGTACATGATTACCGATACGGACAAGATGGAAGCCGTGCTCGACAACCCGTACATCCTCATCACCGACAAGAAGATTTCCAACATCCAGGAGATCCTGCCGGTGCTTGAGAAGGTCGTTCAATCCGGCAAGCAGCTGCTGATTATCGCGGAAGACGTAGAAGGCGAAGCGCAAGCGACGCTGATCGTCAACCGCCTGCGCGGCACGTTCACGTGCGTCGCGGTCAAGGCTCCTGGCTTCGGCGACCGCCGCAAGGCGATGCTGGGCGACATCGCCGCTCTGACGGGCGGCCAAGTCATCACCGAGGAACTCGGCCTGGATCTCAAGTCCACGACGGTCGAGCAGCTCGGCTCCGCTCGCCAGATCCGCGTCACCAAGGAAAACACGATCATCGTCGACGGTGCCGGCGAAAAGACGGACATCGACGTTCGCGTCAAGCAGATCCGCGCTCAGCTCGAAGACACGACGTCCGACTTCGACCGCGAGAAGCTGCAAGAGCGTCTGGCGAAGCTGTCCGGCGGCGTAGCCGTCATCAAGGTCGGCGCTGCGACGGAAACCGAGCTCAAAGAGCGCAAGCTGCGCATCGAGGACGCTCTGAACTCCACGCGCGCTGCCGTTGAGGAAGGCATCGTATCCGGCGGCGGCACGGCTCTCGTCAACGTCTACGGCGCTGTTGCAGCGCTGAACGTGACCGGCGAAGAGAAGACCGGCGTGAACATCATCCTGCGCGCTCTGGAAGAGCCGGTCCGCACGATCGCGACCAACGCGGGCGTAGAGGGCTCCGTCATCGTCGAGCGCCTCAAGAAGGAAGCGGTCGGCATCGGCTACAACGCCGCTACCGGCGACTGGGTCAACATGTTCGAAGCGGGCATCGTCGATCCGACGAAGGTGACGCGCTCCGCGCTGCAGAACGCTGCATCCGTAGCGGCTGTCGTCCTGACGACCGAAGCGGTCGTCGTCGACAAGCCGGAGAAGGATAAGCCGGCTATGCCTGACATGGGCGGAATGGGCGGCATGGGTGGCATGATGTAA
- the cysK gene encoding cysteine synthase A translates to MPPRIVRSVTELIGDTPAVRLNRLAGPEMAEVYVKLESFNPSGSVKDRAAANLILEAEKSGRLLPGGTIIEPTSGNTGIGLAMNAAARGYRAILVMPDNATKERIGILRAYGAEVVLTPAAERMPGTIRKAEELAAGIPGSFIPQQFENPANPDAHRTTTAAEIWEQMDGRLDAFVATAGTGGTITGTGEELKRRLPGLRIVVVEPAGSPVLSGGQPGPHKLVGTSPGFVPAILNTAVYDEIVQAQDEQALETCRRLAREEGLLVGPSGGAAVWAALREAARLGPGKRVLCMAPDSGERYLSMGVFDAP, encoded by the coding sequence ATGCCGCCTAGAATCGTCCGCTCCGTCACGGAGCTGATCGGGGATACGCCGGCCGTACGCTTGAACCGTCTGGCCGGCCCAGAGATGGCCGAAGTGTACGTGAAGCTGGAGAGCTTTAATCCGAGCGGGAGCGTAAAGGACCGCGCCGCCGCCAATCTGATCCTGGAGGCCGAGAAGTCCGGACGGCTGCTGCCCGGCGGCACGATCATCGAGCCGACGAGCGGCAACACCGGCATCGGACTCGCGATGAACGCGGCGGCGCGCGGCTATCGCGCGATTCTCGTCATGCCGGACAACGCGACCAAGGAGCGGATCGGCATCCTGCGCGCTTACGGCGCCGAGGTCGTGCTCACGCCTGCCGCCGAACGGATGCCGGGCACGATCCGCAAGGCGGAGGAGCTGGCCGCCGGCATCCCGGGCAGCTTCATCCCGCAGCAATTCGAAAACCCCGCCAACCCAGACGCGCACCGGACGACGACAGCGGCCGAAATCTGGGAGCAGATGGACGGCCGGCTGGACGCCTTCGTGGCGACGGCCGGCACCGGAGGCACGATTACCGGCACCGGCGAGGAGCTGAAGCGCCGGCTGCCCGGGCTCCGCATCGTCGTCGTCGAGCCCGCAGGCTCTCCGGTGCTGTCGGGCGGCCAGCCGGGACCGCATAAGCTCGTCGGCACGAGCCCCGGCTTCGTGCCGGCCATCCTCAACACGGCCGTTTATGACGAGATCGTGCAGGCGCAGGACGAGCAGGCGCTGGAGACTTGCCGGCGGCTGGCGCGCGAGGAGGGACTGCTGGTCGGCCCGTCCGGCGGCGCGGCCGTCTGGGCGGCGCTGCGGGAAGCGGCCCGGCTCGGACCCGGGAAGCGGGTGCTCTGCATGGCTCCCGACAGCGGCGAGCGTTACTTGAGCATGGGCGTATTCGACGCTCCGTGA
- a CDS encoding ABC-F family ATP-binding cassette domain-containing protein, with protein MLLQVNDLTKSYGITTILSGITFQIQERERVGLVGVNGAGKSTLLQILAGQMSSDSGVIHRAKETRVGYLAQNSGLQSDRSIIEEMRAVFGPLLEAELELRQLERDIADPALHADKKRYEDTLERYARRSDWFRDQGGFEIETRIKSVLHGMGFGQTDPATPIRSLSGGQKTRLALARILLQAPDLLMLDEPTNHLDIATLTWLEDYLRGYAGAILVVSHDRYFLDATVGTIIEIERHQAKRYTGTYSRFVELKEAEFESAMKQFEKQQDEIARMEEFVRRNLVRASTTKRAQSRRKALDRMERIDRPQGDLKRAHFRFEVERTTGRDVLDARELSVGYEDRAAPVFRDVSLRMERGETAALVGPNGIGKSTLLKALIGKQRPLSGSIRWGTHVKIGYYDQEQTELSGTSTVLEEVWGAYPHVEEARIRTVLGNFLFSGDDVKKRVSSLSGGEKARVALAKLMLLQANVLILDEPTNHLDLYSKEVLETALLDYEGTLLFISHDRYFLNKIAERMIELTPTGTIDYLGNYDDMIEKKKEIEELRQEAGAKQSAASAAAVAADKPVGPGSYEADKQAKRDERARQRRLEQLEADIARLEEESGVLEERLADPDVYQDYVQVQSVQEELASVKAKLEAAYAEWEEMLG; from the coding sequence ATGCTGCTGCAAGTCAATGACCTAACGAAAAGCTACGGCATCACCACCATATTGTCCGGCATCACGTTCCAGATCCAGGAGCGCGAGCGCGTCGGGCTCGTCGGCGTCAACGGCGCGGGCAAGTCGACGCTGCTGCAAATTCTTGCGGGGCAGATGTCCAGCGACAGCGGCGTCATCCACCGCGCCAAGGAGACGCGCGTCGGGTACCTCGCCCAGAACAGCGGCCTTCAGTCCGACCGCAGCATCATCGAGGAGATGAGAGCCGTATTCGGCCCTCTCCTGGAGGCCGAGCTGGAGCTGCGGCAGCTCGAGCGCGACATCGCCGATCCGGCGCTCCATGCGGACAAAAAGCGCTACGAGGATACGCTCGAGCGCTATGCTCGCCGCTCGGACTGGTTCCGCGACCAGGGCGGCTTCGAGATCGAGACCCGCATCAAGAGCGTCCTGCACGGCATGGGCTTCGGCCAGACCGACCCCGCCACGCCGATCCGCTCCCTGAGCGGGGGCCAGAAGACCCGGCTCGCGCTCGCGCGCATCCTGCTGCAGGCGCCGGACCTGCTCATGCTCGACGAGCCGACCAACCACCTCGACATCGCGACGCTGACCTGGCTCGAGGATTACTTGCGCGGGTATGCCGGAGCCATCCTCGTCGTGTCCCATGACCGCTACTTCCTCGATGCCACCGTCGGCACGATCATCGAGATCGAGCGCCATCAGGCCAAGCGCTACACCGGCACCTACAGCCGCTTCGTCGAGCTCAAGGAGGCCGAGTTCGAATCGGCGATGAAGCAGTTCGAGAAGCAGCAGGACGAGATCGCGCGCATGGAGGAATTCGTGCGCCGCAACCTCGTGCGCGCCTCTACGACCAAGCGCGCCCAGAGCCGGCGCAAGGCGCTCGACCGGATGGAGCGGATCGACCGTCCCCAGGGCGACCTGAAGCGCGCGCATTTCCGCTTCGAGGTGGAGCGCACGACCGGGCGCGACGTGCTCGACGCCCGCGAGCTGTCGGTCGGCTACGAGGATCGCGCCGCGCCGGTGTTCCGGGACGTGTCGCTGCGCATGGAGCGCGGCGAGACGGCCGCGCTCGTCGGGCCGAACGGCATCGGCAAGTCGACGCTGCTCAAGGCGCTCATCGGCAAGCAGCGCCCGCTCTCCGGGTCGATCCGCTGGGGCACGCATGTCAAGATCGGCTACTACGACCAGGAGCAGACCGAGCTGAGCGGGACCAGCACCGTGCTCGAGGAAGTATGGGGCGCCTACCCGCATGTCGAGGAAGCGCGCATCCGCACCGTGCTCGGCAACTTCCTGTTCAGCGGCGACGACGTCAAGAAGCGCGTCAGCTCGCTGAGCGGCGGCGAGAAGGCGCGGGTCGCCCTCGCCAAGCTCATGCTGCTGCAGGCGAACGTGCTCATCCTCGACGAGCCGACCAACCATCTTGACCTGTACAGCAAGGAAGTGCTGGAGACGGCGCTGCTCGACTACGAGGGGACGCTGCTGTTCATTTCCCATGACCGCTACTTCCTGAACAAGATCGCCGAACGCATGATCGAGCTGACGCCGACCGGTACGATCGACTACCTGGGCAACTACGACGACATGATCGAGAAGAAGAAAGAGATCGAGGAGCTGCGGCAGGAAGCCGGCGCGAAGCAAAGCGCGGCCTCGGCCGCGGCCGTCGCAGCCGACAAGCCTGTCGGCCCCGGCTCGTACGAGGCGGACAAGCAGGCGAAGCGGGACGAGCGCGCGCGCCAGCGGCGGCTGGAGCAGCTCGAGGCCGACATCGCCCGCCTGGAGGAAGAAAGCGGCGTGCTCGAGGAGCGTCTGGCCGACCCGGACGTGTATCAGGACTACGTGCAGGTCCAGTCGGTCCAGGAGGAGCTGGCTTCCGTCAAGGCCAAGCTGGAAGCGGCTTACGCCGAGTGGGAAGAGATGCTGGGCTGA
- a CDS encoding 5-formyltetrahydrofolate cyclo-ligase, which translates to MMESGSAKPAETKKELRRQLLALRDGLSEAERAEASRLACRQAAEWIEASGIGSVMAFVSFRSELDTSPLLEYCWARGLRLLLPRADIGSKRLELHAVRSRDELAPGAYGILEPRPGRAAAAREAPEAIFVPGAGFDRSGGRIGYGGGYYDRFRAEGRAAAGAAWIGLGFASQLVPQVPMEPHDAPLDGVITEQGLIWTTSNPPKGGRS; encoded by the coding sequence ATGATGGAATCCGGTTCGGCGAAGCCCGCCGAGACCAAGAAGGAGCTCCGCCGGCAGCTGCTGGCGCTGCGCGACGGCTTGTCCGAGGCCGAGAGGGCGGAGGCGTCCCGGCTCGCGTGCCGCCAGGCGGCGGAGTGGATCGAGGCGTCCGGCATCGGGAGCGTCATGGCGTTCGTCTCGTTCCGCTCGGAGCTGGACACGTCGCCGCTGCTGGAGTACTGCTGGGCGCGGGGCTTGCGGCTGCTGCTGCCTCGCGCGGACATCGGCTCGAAGCGCTTGGAGCTGCACGCCGTGCGCTCGCGGGACGAGCTGGCTCCCGGCGCATACGGCATCCTGGAGCCTCGTCCCGGCCGGGCTGCCGCGGCAAGGGAGGCGCCGGAGGCGATATTCGTTCCGGGCGCGGGCTTCGACCGCAGCGGCGGACGGATCGGCTACGGCGGAGGCTATTACGATCGCTTTCGCGCGGAAGGGCGCGCGGCAGCAGGCGCTGCGTGGATCGGGCTCGGCTTCGCGTCGCAGCTCGTGCCGCAGGTGCCGATGGAGCCGCATGACGCGCCGCTCGACGGGGTCATTACGGAGCAGGGGCTCATCTGGACAACATCGAATCCGCCGAAAGGAGGCCGATCATGA
- the tatC gene encoding twin-arginine translocase subunit TatC: protein MASRPQDGSSPLRKRMSEEGLMSLMEHLGELRKRLFVVLLVLVAGLVLGLFLAKPMYEYLTTTEQAREIGGFHTFSLWDGIGIYMKFAFIIALVPVVPLAFYQLWAFVKPALRKHEQTAALRYVPFALLMLLIGIGFSYFVVFPMAFHFTSEISRSLGLEETYGIVQYLTFLVNIVVPISLLFEMPVLFMFLTAIRILTPAGLRKMRRVAYFGMVVIGVVVTPPDVVSDLLVAIPLILLYEVSILMCARIHRKQLLKDAEFDSRYESAALSE, encoded by the coding sequence ATGGCCAGCCGTCCCCAGGACGGATCCTCGCCGCTGCGCAAGCGGATGAGCGAGGAGGGGCTCATGTCCCTGATGGAACATTTGGGCGAGCTGCGCAAGCGCCTGTTCGTCGTGCTGCTCGTGCTGGTCGCGGGCCTCGTGCTCGGCCTGTTTCTCGCCAAGCCGATGTACGAGTATCTGACGACGACCGAGCAAGCCCGCGAGATCGGAGGATTCCATACGTTCTCGCTCTGGGACGGCATCGGCATCTACATGAAGTTCGCCTTCATCATCGCGCTCGTCCCCGTCGTCCCGCTTGCCTTCTATCAGCTGTGGGCCTTCGTCAAGCCGGCGCTGCGCAAGCATGAGCAGACGGCCGCGCTCCGCTACGTGCCGTTCGCGCTGCTGATGCTGCTGATCGGAATCGGCTTTTCCTACTTCGTCGTCTTTCCGATGGCGTTCCATTTCACGTCGGAGATCTCCCGCAGCCTCGGGCTGGAGGAGACGTACGGCATCGTGCAGTACCTGACGTTCCTCGTGAACATCGTCGTGCCGATCTCGCTGCTGTTCGAGATGCCGGTGCTGTTCATGTTCCTGACGGCCATCCGGATCCTGACGCCGGCCGGACTGCGCAAGATGCGCCGGGTCGCCTACTTCGGCATGGTCGTCATCGGCGTCGTCGTGACGCCGCCGGATGTCGTCTCCGACCTGCTCGTCGCGATCCCTCTGATCCTCTTGTACGAGGTAAGCATCCTGATGTGCGCTCGCATCCATCGCAAGCAGCTCCTCAAGGATGCCGAATTCGACAGCCGCTACGAATCGGCGGCGCTGAGCGAATAG
- the moaC gene encoding cyclic pyranopterin monophosphate synthase MoaC, with protein sequence MTDRTEPSPLEPLSHFGEQGRARMVDVSDKETTARAAVARTSIAMAEETLARIKSGGIAKGDVLAVAQVAGIMAAKNTSAWIPMCHPLPLSGVDISFGDNGRDTLTIEAAVRTKGPTGVEMEALTAVSAAALTVYDMCKAMQKDMVIGPTELVSKTGGKNGDYSRTDRA encoded by the coding sequence ATGACAGACCGTACAGAACCATCGCCGCTGGAGCCGCTCAGCCATTTCGGCGAGCAGGGACGCGCGCGGATGGTCGACGTCTCGGACAAGGAGACGACGGCGCGCGCGGCCGTCGCCCGCACGTCGATCGCGATGGCGGAGGAGACGCTGGCGCGCATCAAGTCGGGCGGCATCGCCAAGGGCGACGTGCTCGCGGTCGCCCAGGTGGCCGGGATCATGGCCGCCAAGAATACGTCGGCCTGGATTCCGATGTGCCATCCGCTGCCGCTGAGCGGCGTCGACATCTCGTTCGGAGACAACGGCCGGGACACGCTGACGATCGAGGCGGCGGTCCGCACCAAGGGGCCGACCGGAGTCGAGATGGAGGCGCTGACGGCGGTATCGGCCGCGGCGCTCACGGTATACGACATGTGCAAGGCGATGCAGAAGGACATGGTCATCGGACCGACCGAGCTCGTCTCCAAGACGGGCGGCAAGAACGGCGATTACAGCCGCACAGATCGGGCATAG